The Holosporales bacterium genome includes a region encoding these proteins:
- a CDS encoding translocation/assembly module TamB — protein sequence MKKIVKYVCWVVISLLLLLGGLELALRSNAGIKYMVKAVMYFHNPKSSVEIEKGHGYLLKGYVIEGVCLKNDGITFEAQRIDFKIFGLSRHTLSIHRAHYSQAIPRYGHLAASFEDVLVTIDHGNKIIKVSGGEAEFNSGCAVKLFGINGVLTGGEHDESLRFEITGQKLSCNEFSADTLKLSGTLSMEGLLKCSADFSAENFVFEQLPLGPIKSDLIIEQTQDELKYTANDLLIARCSFAVDGKYGNHLSGEVAIKSISEPFLKVLLEKIKLQWALPVLKLFKGSKIEFDNNGEKTKWKFKPADTNKRVPELHVEVIDADDQKSIVLKSKDQDGCFLVNGEFCYMPKSELTGSFSLCCPNELWDISPLTGSLKFSQSAFSFALKADDNITHLILDGTYNDDSISILSLKIASSELDAHNKTRLTICNKAVSGKITGSIKDLGKLAQIAGLSNISGQVSFDIVGHNSSFDVLVHANKISLNTFSAYDTDIQIKDWHDLLPGVIKVSAKRGDIGGVAYKRLSIKAQKSAASDFRYEIICLMGKSDKSILSASGSLSVLDEGIQASVDKFTALDDNRLLKLKDKACLVFTKDQLKILVPHIVANDNGVACFMLDKHQDSIDIRCNLADFPVSILKIFDIGLYSYGSVFAELTCKGKTTNPAVSWKIAVTDLAKRADSHKVRLFCEGKYSEGKLSSLIEVPKLVGTRGRCQINLGCNLTVFPLAFTLIDCAPFEIDCRLESRLSKSIGAILSDEMVCWGDLKSFFKLSGTLQKPVVAGYITLANAGFEQISSGTYIRNLNLRIESNKSGSLLCQGAANDADVGTATAYGTVGLANRDSVPVLLGDIKVTFQNFKLIDEDDLIVSVDGDSFLKGPIHDLMFSGSLDMPYVFVDIDTNYSDDKGDIKILEAGRQIDVFIQKKMQVRLPFKSNVHLDCKQLKLKGKMLDSSWKGNVRLVGKMNEDSALEGTLKLEKGAFLFLGRTIPIINGTITYSQKAPFVPVVNMYANKDIGIAKVTANIKQQSGEIAFSLKSEPTMPLEAIFSQLLFGKSQHDLTLLEALQVDGVVDVIKKQSNKTFASVQSMNDNAQDLSQYNSPNTGNISLGRYIGNNIYVSAESDTVHKVAYMKVKVSLSPKLSGEANSLGEVGVSWQRRY from the coding sequence ATGAAAAAAATTGTGAAATATGTCTGTTGGGTCGTCATAAGTTTGCTACTGCTGCTTGGCGGTTTAGAGCTGGCGCTGCGGTCCAATGCTGGAATCAAGTATATGGTCAAAGCTGTAATGTATTTTCACAACCCAAAATCTTCTGTAGAGATTGAAAAAGGACACGGGTATTTGCTTAAGGGCTATGTGATTGAAGGGGTTTGCTTAAAAAACGATGGAATTACGTTTGAAGCGCAACGTATTGATTTTAAAATTTTTGGATTAAGCAGACATACCTTGTCGATCCACAGAGCACATTATAGTCAAGCTATACCAAGGTATGGACACTTGGCGGCATCGTTCGAGGATGTATTGGTAACCATCGATCACGGCAACAAAATCATTAAGGTAAGTGGGGGCGAGGCAGAATTTAACTCAGGTTGCGCAGTAAAGTTATTTGGTATCAATGGCGTGTTGACCGGCGGCGAACATGACGAGTCTTTAAGGTTCGAGATAACTGGCCAAAAGCTAAGCTGCAATGAATTTAGTGCAGACACTTTGAAGTTATCTGGAACTTTAAGCATGGAAGGTCTGTTGAAGTGCTCAGCTGATTTTTCGGCCGAAAACTTTGTTTTTGAACAACTTCCACTAGGGCCAATAAAATCTGACCTGATTATAGAGCAAACACAAGATGAGCTTAAATACACAGCCAATGACCTGCTGATTGCCAGATGTTCATTTGCGGTTGATGGGAAATATGGCAATCATCTGTCTGGCGAGGTCGCCATAAAATCCATATCTGAGCCGTTCCTTAAGGTTTTGCTGGAGAAAATCAAACTGCAGTGGGCCTTGCCTGTACTTAAGCTGTTCAAAGGATCCAAAATAGAATTCGATAATAACGGCGAAAAAACCAAATGGAAATTCAAACCTGCGGACACAAACAAGCGTGTTCCGGAATTGCATGTTGAGGTCATTGATGCTGACGATCAAAAATCAATTGTCTTAAAGTCAAAAGATCAGGATGGTTGTTTCCTGGTAAACGGCGAGTTCTGTTATATGCCTAAGAGCGAATTAACTGGCTCCTTCTCGCTGTGCTGTCCGAACGAGTTATGGGACATATCGCCGCTTACAGGCAGCTTAAAGTTCAGTCAAAGCGCGTTTTCCTTTGCGCTGAAAGCAGATGACAACATAACGCACTTAATTTTAGACGGAACTTATAATGACGATTCAATAAGCATACTGTCGCTAAAAATAGCCTCGTCAGAACTTGATGCTCATAACAAAACTCGCCTGACGATTTGCAATAAAGCAGTGTCAGGAAAAATAACAGGAAGCATAAAAGATCTTGGTAAATTGGCTCAAATCGCGGGACTAAGCAATATCTCAGGACAAGTTTCGTTCGATATAGTTGGCCACAATTCATCTTTTGACGTACTCGTCCATGCCAATAAAATTTCGCTAAACACTTTCTCAGCGTACGACACAGATATACAGATAAAAGATTGGCATGACTTGTTACCTGGTGTGATAAAAGTCAGCGCCAAGCGTGGCGATATTGGCGGCGTAGCCTACAAAAGACTTTCAATTAAAGCGCAAAAATCCGCAGCTTCAGATTTCAGGTATGAAATTATTTGCTTGATGGGTAAATCCGATAAGTCCATTCTGTCCGCTTCTGGAAGCCTTTCTGTGTTAGATGAAGGAATACAAGCCTCTGTCGATAAATTCACGGCTCTGGATGATAACAGACTGCTAAAACTCAAGGATAAGGCCTGTTTAGTATTTACCAAAGATCAGTTAAAAATCCTCGTGCCGCATATTGTCGCGAATGACAATGGCGTGGCGTGCTTTATGCTGGATAAGCATCAGGACAGCATAGATATCCGCTGTAATCTGGCAGATTTTCCGGTCTCTATTCTTAAGATTTTTGATATTGGATTGTACAGCTATGGTAGTGTTTTTGCTGAGTTAACTTGCAAAGGTAAAACGACAAATCCCGCAGTTTCTTGGAAGATTGCCGTTACCGATCTTGCTAAACGCGCTGACAGCCATAAAGTAAGGCTTTTTTGTGAAGGAAAATATAGCGAAGGCAAATTGTCATCCCTAATCGAAGTGCCTAAGTTGGTTGGCACTCGTGGCCGGTGCCAGATCAACCTTGGTTGCAACCTGACCGTTTTTCCTCTTGCCTTCACATTAATTGACTGCGCTCCATTTGAAATTGATTGTCGCTTAGAATCACGCTTGAGCAAGTCCATTGGGGCGATTTTGTCCGATGAGATGGTTTGCTGGGGTGACCTAAAGTCCTTTTTTAAACTATCCGGAACCCTGCAAAAGCCAGTTGTTGCCGGATACATTACACTCGCAAATGCGGGGTTTGAGCAAATATCATCAGGCACGTACATAAGAAACCTTAACCTGCGTATTGAGTCAAACAAATCAGGCTCTTTGCTGTGCCAGGGGGCAGCAAATGACGCCGATGTTGGTACGGCAACTGCTTATGGTACAGTCGGGCTGGCAAACCGAGATTCGGTTCCTGTGCTGTTAGGCGATATTAAGGTCACGTTTCAAAATTTTAAGCTGATTGATGAAGACGATTTGATTGTAAGCGTAGATGGAGATTCATTTCTTAAGGGGCCGATTCATGACCTGATGTTTTCTGGAAGCCTTGATATGCCCTATGTTTTTGTCGATATAGACACTAATTACAGCGATGACAAGGGCGATATTAAGATTTTGGAGGCCGGCCGACAAATAGACGTGTTTATACAAAAAAAAATGCAGGTTCGATTGCCTTTCAAAAGCAATGTGCATCTTGACTGCAAACAGTTGAAGTTAAAGGGCAAGATGCTTGACTCATCATGGAAAGGCAACGTGCGCCTAGTGGGTAAAATGAACGAAGACTCGGCTTTAGAAGGGACTTTAAAACTGGAAAAAGGGGCTTTTTTATTTCTTGGCAGAACGATTCCGATTATTAACGGAACAATTACTTACAGCCAAAAGGCTCCATTTGTGCCAGTGGTAAACATGTATGCCAACAAGGATATCGGCATTGCCAAAGTAACCGCCAATATCAAGCAACAGTCTGGGGAGATTGCCTTCTCGCTGAAGTCTGAGCCCACTATGCCACTTGAAGCAATTTTTTCTCAGCTGCTTTTTGGCAAATCGCAGCATGATCTGACTTTGCTTGAGGCCCTGCAAGTTGACGGCGTAGTTGACGTTATAAAAAAGCAATCCAATAAAACATTCGCCTCTGTTCAATCGATGAATGACAACGCCCAGGATCTGTCGCAGTATAACAGCCCAAATACTGGTAACATCAGCCTTGGGCGGTATATTGGAAATAATATTTATGTCAGCGCTGAAAGTGATACTGTACATAAAGTCGCCTATATGAAGGTCAAAGTATCGCTGTCGCCAAAGTTATCCGGCGAAGCCAATTCGCTGGGGGAGGTTGGCGTCAGCTGGCAAAGGCGTTATTAG